In a genomic window of Gigantopelta aegis isolate Gae_Host chromosome 9, Gae_host_genome, whole genome shotgun sequence:
- the LOC121380403 gene encoding uncharacterized protein LOC121380403: MSESNRASSSYFGAIPRLDFTFGTGSETSDIRGTPSVESIFTFTDVIPTSIESPFLNQRRRTTPVLVFDFRKPVAPLELLQASDIVLEDDLMDTNISGKLNVLPECVIFSSDSTKKIAVIVDRSYTKRNLFLLINCYHNNYPRILYCVCVDEHITVSQLIYAISEKQAQKDQGKVCLLVQGRIVQSSAEKVINLGLNNLVECKPINQRPITLKCRYHVTPKVEILYYLECLNTDTVREVKDKIYSQMGKEFPNILHQGDEIVISCDTGILEDNGYLFPSDEASLSQIDVFRRVQETITIQTKRGDSIPIVAVYNGLRTTIVIQRNISTEYLRYKIGKHIKKHPQALKLKINNTKVPDINNLTKLDSFTSNCEIQVVFAKKTTFQVIFANDSTDSRIVDMYKNDKVCQLKDIIASSIGARPFDLQLCYSGTQMDDNKRLKEYYIRSDGIIEVVVLENRIKLMIRCCWYPPLIIAIDNSLNTKVLQLKTFLSRILNLRVFEMNIVFKGTSLRNCATVFESGIRCYDTLVVCMFSHSERNNDKGIFRRILLNGVGTVLLDEAVIMIDGDVLGFREFKDMDTLPGYWHQDELQCSHRGIQLLDDGQKRDAVKLYRQEQQNTVRSSQSGHDTTHSTGSSTSSFICTERKTYQKATHCATAISQSLVTAESPSLVTKSHRHH; this comes from the exons ATGAGCGAGTCGAACAGGGCGAGTTCTAGTTATTTTGGAGCTATCCCACGTCTTGATTTCACTTTTGGAACTGGCAGTGAAACCTCCGACATCCGGGGAACACCATCGGTGGAATCTATATTCACTTTTACAGATGTTATCCCAA CTTCTATTGAATCACCATTTCTGAACCAGAGACGTCGTACAACCCCAGTACTCGTATTCGACTTCCGGAAGCCAGTCGCCCCTCTTGAGTTACTGCAGGCCAGTGACATTGTTTTGGAAGATGATCTTATGGACACAAACATATCAGGAAAGTTGAATGTACTACCGGAGTGTGTAATATTCAGTTCTGACAGTACGAAAAAGATTGCAGTCATAGTGGATCGGTCATATACAAAGAGAAATCTATTTTTACTAATAAACTGTTATCATAATAATTATCCCAGAATTCTCTACTGTGTATGTGTAGATGAACACATTACCGTGTCTCAATTGATTTATGCAATTTCAGAGAAACAGGCACAGAAAGATCAAGGAAAGGTATGTTTGCTTGTACAAGGACGAATTGTTCAAAGTTCTGCAGAAAAGGTTATTAACCTCGGTTTAAATAACCTTGTAGAATGCAAACCCATCAATCAGCGACCAATAACTTTAAAATGTCGTTATCATGTAACACCAAAAGTAGAAATTCTGTATTACCTGGAATGCTTGAACACGGACACTGTTAGGGAAGTAAAAGACAAAATATATTCGCAGATGGGAAAAGAATTTCCAAACATTTTGCATCAAGGAGACGAGATTGTCATTTCTTGTGATACTGGCATTTTAGAGGACAATGGTTATTTGTTTCCTAGCGATGAAGCGAGTTTATCTCAGATTGATGTATTTCGTCGCGTGCAAGAGACCATCACAATTCAGACCAAAAGAGGTGATAGTATACCTATTGTTGCTGTCTACAATGGCCTTAGGACTACCATCGTAATACAACGAAATATATCAACAGAATATCTACGGTATAAAATCGGAAAGCACATTAAGAAACATCCACAGGCTTTAAAGctgaaaataaacaacacaaaagtACCAGACATCAACAATCTTACGAAATTAGATTCGTTCACCAGCAACTGCGAGATACAGGTTGTATTCGCAAAGAAAACCACATTCCAAGTGATATTTGCAAATGATAGCACTGATTCCAGAATCGTGGACATGTACAAAAATGATAAAGTTTGTCAATTAAAGGATATCATAGCTTCGTCTATAGGAGCCAGACCTTTTGATTTACAATTGTGTTACTCTGGAACGCAAATGGACGATAACAAACGGTTGAAAGAATACTATATCAGGTCTGATGGGATAATCGAGGTGGTTGTACTTGAAAATCGCATAAAACTCATGATCAGATGTTGCTGGTATCCACCACTGATTATTGCCATAGATAATTCGCTAAATACCAAGGTACTGCAGCTGAAGACTTTCTTATCGAGGATACTGAACTTGAGGGTTTTCGAAATGAACATTGTCTTTAAAGGAACGTCTCTGCGTAACTGTGCCACTGTTTTTGAATCGGGTATCAGGTGTTATGACACACTCGTTGTGTGCATGTTTTCACACAGCGAAAGGAACAATGACAAAGGCATTTTTAGACGGATCTTGTTGAACGGTGTGGGAACAGTTCTTTTGGATGAAGCAGTTATAATGATTGATGGAGACGTTTTGGGTTTCCGAG AATTTAAAGACATGGATACACTACCAGGCTATTGGCATCAAGATGAACTGCAATGTTCACACAGAGGTATACAACTTCTAGACGATGGACAGAAAAGAGATGCTGTTAAGCTGTATCGTCAGGAACAACAAAACACCGTGCGATCAAGTCAGTCTGGGCATGACACGACACATTCAACAGGATCTTCCACTAGCTCATTCATATGCACCGAGAGAAAAACATATCAGAAAGCGACCCACTGTGCAACAGCAATATCACAGAGCTTAGTCACAGCAGAATCACCGAGTTTAGTCACAAAGAGTCACAGGCATCACTAG